The DNA region TGGTTAAGTTGTGTTGGTTTAGTTGTGTTGAGTAGTTCCGTTGAGTAGTTCTGTTGGTTTAGTAGTGTTGAGTAGTACTGCTGGTTTAGTTGTTCTGGTTAAGTTGTGTTGAGTAGTTCTGTTGGTTTAGTTGTTCTGATTAAGTTGTATGTCTGGTGTTGTTGGTTAAGTTCTGTTGGTTTAGTTGTGTTGAGTAGTTGTGTTGGTTTAGTTGTTCTGGTTAAGTTATGTTGAGTAGTTCTCTTGGTTTAGTAGTTCTGATTAGTTGTCTGGTGCTGTTGGTTAAGTTGTGCTGTTTTCGTTGTGTTAGGTTTTGTTGTGTGGCTAAAGCTTTTGGTTAAGTTGTGCTGGTTTAGTTGTGTTGAGTAGTTCTATTAGTTTAGTTGTGTGGCTGGTGCTGTTGGTTATGATCTGTTGGTTTATTTGTGTTAGTTTAGTTGTTTTGGTTTAGTTGTACAGTACGGATCAGCTCTGACCTTCTCCTGTTTGCTTTTTAAGATGAGCAACTCTGATCTCTTCTTCTTACACTCGTCTCTGGCCGCGTCCCATGGCATCCCGTCATCAGAGAAGTAATAACAGTGTGAGGAAAAGAGCATCCATCCATCAGGACAGCACAGCTCCTGCGTGTCTGAACACACATACGTGTGTCACGCTCTGCACAAGACATGAGAACACACTAATACAGCATCACTTACTGTTGTTCCTTATCTTGTTAATCTGGCATTTCAGACCCGAAACTGTGTCATGGAGTGCCTGCGCTGAATCCGACActaaacaaatatacatatattaagaTCTGCAATGGATTTACATTCGTTTGTCTAGTTTGGTTTGTCTGCATGTGTATTTGTATGCTACTTACTATCATTAATCATGCTTTGCATCGTCTCTTGGTTAAACTCCAGATTGCTGATTTCCAAAAGCAGTTTATGTCCTGAACacacatcaataaaaaaatattttacttctaTATTTGTGGTAATAGTTGAAAAAAATCAGTGAAAAACTAATGTTGGTGggatttgatttttctttcatttcctaGTTGAATTACTAGTTAATAAATAAGAGCGATTGATTATGTCAGATGAAAAAGTCATTTAATTTGGATGAATGATGATGAAGGCTACATTACCGTGTTCCTCTAGGTCACGTGTTCTGGTTATGACACTCACGAGTGTTTGCGTCAGATTCTGCATGTTCATCTCTGTAGTTGAGAACTTCCTGTCAAACTTCACATCTAACAAAACAGAGTTACActtatgaaacactttttttattgatGGCTCCAGTTTAAACTttgtaaaatgtatgaaaatatgcACTTCGTGTACATATTCCAAATTACTTTTTGGCCTTATTATGCTGCGTTCAAGTCAAGTTTGTATTTACAAGTTGGGAAGTAGTTACAATGCCGATGTACcttttctaccaaaaaaaaaaaaagttttaagtaaaaaaaaaagggtttaatcCTTGTGTCTGTTTAAGAAGTTACTTAGAAGTCCTTAGAGGACAAACATGTCCATGTagaaaaaaaggtcataaaaatgttatatgttaATTTTTTCGCTTTCACAGatacagtttgtgtttgtttgtttaccatAACTggcaaaattgtattaattttcagtatttaaccctttaaattagtttgtattgttgtgtatatataaaaattgttgtttatataaaaacatctatatatacagtatgtatatatatatatatgctctctTCCTTCTTCCCAGTGCAGTGGGTCCATGCTGTGCTCCTGTGGGGCTGGTCAGTCACACCCTGCTGTCTGTGGGAGAAATGAGAGGGCGAGTTAATGCTCAGTCTCATGGAGAAGTGTCTCAAAGGTGGCAGGGCTTGCGTGGCTTATGTAGCCGCAACCTGTTGAGCTGCAGCTGTGACCAATCAGCCTGTGATGAGGACGGGCAAGTGTTCCTCGACTTGTTTCCTGGTCCTGCTGATGATATGAGACAGTAGGGGAGAAATAgggggtgggtggggagtgacccctgacagacctgcgtaAGCTGCCCAGGTCCGAGAGAGGCCGTCAGTGCTGTCGTTCGTGGCTCCAGCCCGATGACGCACCacaaagtggaagtcctggagcgcgaggAACCATCGGGCCACCATGGCATTGGTGCCCTTAATGTGAGCCATCCACTGAAGGGATGTGTGGTCAGTGACCAGGGTGATCTTCCAGCCAAGGAGGTAGTAAcgcagctccaggactgcccacttgatggcCAGGGCCTCCTTTTCCACAGCCGCGTAGTTTCTCTCGGTCAGGGTCAGCTTCCTGCTAATATAAATGACAGGATGCTCCTACGTTCCTGGATCTGTGACAGGACGGCTCCCAGGCCCATGTCGGAGGCATCCttctgcagcaggaaggggcagCTAAAGTCCGGGGCTCTGAGAACTGGCTCCGAGGTGAGGGCCCCCGTCACCCCCTGGAAGGCTTCTTCCGCTGCttcttctggttagatgctatctgcatttcattagctctgaacttgtactctgcataatgacaataaagttgaatctaatctaatctaggGGTAGAAAAAGATGTCTAAGGTTGCTGCAGGATGCGGGTCTGCATGGGAAGAGAGGAGAACACATCAGggaactgaccgaccaggtgctgcagctccctCTTCTGGGCAGCCGAGAGGTGGGGGTTGATGTCAACAACCACGGGATCAGTGATGGCTAGGGCTGCGAGCTGGTCTCTAGTCCCAACCCACTTCTTCAGAAGGTTGATGTGGTAGAGCTGCTTGGCTCTTCTCCTTACTGGATGACGCACACGGTAAGTCACCGGCCTAATCTTTTCCAGCACCTTATAGGGACCCTGCCAGGTGGCCAGGAACTTGCACGCAGCATTGGGGACTAGGACCATGACTCGGTCTCCGGGCTGGAACTCCCATGGTTGGGCTGCCCAGTTGTAGTGGCGTTGTTGAGCCTGCTGCATTTTACTTTAGTGTTCCCTGACTAATGGCATGACCCGTTCGATCCACTCATCTCAACATCTGCTTCAGAATCTGATTAAAGCGTTGGACCAGTCCGTTAGTCTGGGGATGGTAGACTGTGGTCCTCAACTGCTTCACCCACAACAGCCTTTTAGAGGTTAGCCATTAGCCAGGACAGAAAGGGGGTACCCTGATCAGTCAGGATCTCCACTGGGATGCCGACTCAGCTGGAGAGCAGGAAGAGTTCCAGGGCAATGGCTTTGGCGGTGGCTTTTTAGAGGGGAACTGCCTCTGGGTATTGTGTGACATAGTCGACAATCACCAGGATGTATGTTCATGTCTCCGGGCAGACTTAGGTAATGGCCCCACAaggtccatcccgatgcgctcgaagggTATCAGCGGACTGGCGGTAGGTGTCCTGGGTGACGTCACTTGGCAGGTCGGGCAGGCTTGGCAGAACCACTGGATGGTGTTCGTGGCCCCTAGATGCCCTGCCAAGAGATGTGAGTGGGCCAGCTCCAATACAGTCTCCGTCTTCGTGCGTGGCACCACCAACAATaatttttcctccccccttcgctgagTGACACAATAGAACAGACCGCTTTGGACGACAAAATAAGGGAGAAGATGGGGCCAGGCTGAGCTTCCTTGCCTTCGATGACCCAGACCTGAGTCCAGCAATGCTTCAGCCTGTCGTCCTCGCATTGTTCCTTTCCGAATGAGCCCCCTCCTGTCACCTGTTGGAACACATCATAGAAAAAGTTAGGAttttgggagggggactcaccttCTCTCCCACTGTCTGAGGACAGAAGAACGGGGCGTTGACGAGGTCCTTTCAGGGCCTCTGTCTTCGGCGGCCCCCTCTTGGGCTGGCAGACTGCGTAGCCGTGGCCAGCAGGCGGTCAAACCTGGGCCAGTCTCTCCCAATCAGCACAGGGACAGGAAGATCCTTCATCACCCCAACTTCCACAGGCCAGGCGCTGAGAGCAGCAGAAAGGGTCACTCTGCGAGCTGGAACTTGTGTATCTCTGTGGACATAGGTTATGGGGAGGAAGGTTTTATACTCCATACGTGGGGCGAGAATATGAGACCAGTACCAGAGTGACTGCACTGCCGGAGTCCAGGATGGCCAGGGTCAGCTTTCCATCTACTTTCACGTCCACTTCTGGAGCTCCAACTGGCAGGTCACGGTGCACAATCCAGCCTGCCAGCCAGGTCCTTGCGGGAAGCACAGGGGCCTCCATCGGCATGGGCTCACCCCACGGAGAGCCCTGCTCACTGGTCACTGGGTGCCTTCCGGCACGCATCGCTCCTGGATTACCCTCTGGGGAAACGGTGGTGCTCGCTCCCCTGCATCCCGATGTTGAGCCGTATCCGCCAGCTCGATAGCCTCCACAAGCTCCAAGGTGATGGTTGGGTTCCTCATTCCAACTGCCTGTCGGTGAGATCAGGGAAGGGCTCGGAGAAGACGGTCTATCACCAAGCGTTCCACCACCTGATCAGCCAATAAAGACCCCTCCAGCAGCCAGTGCTGCGCAAATCCTGACAGACagtgcaccctgtttgttttctttattttataaatgcacaaaggtttgttgttattatgtgtgtataaaaataaaagtagaccctttacagattcgattgatgtattgctcttatctgtacgatcaaaactgaaactgcaatttgttAATTTCGGTGTTATCAGAAGACGCCACAAAACGCGCATCCGCATTAGTCGACCACAGAGGGTTAATGTCTGCTTCTGAATGGAACTCGATGATAAGTTGTTTCAATTCCTGTCTCCTGACGATTGTTATAGACTCATAGCAGACTTTATTAATTATGTCCTCGACTTAAATGGCTCTGAGTTTCTTGTTGATGTCGAGGATAGTCATCTTGTTCTCATTCAGAAGCAAAGGGCATTTCAGCTCACCATCTACCAGCACCCTCCACATACCGTTCCAATGAGCCTGCCCCTCCGTTCCACCCACACTTCCCTGAGTTCTCCCAAGTTTCGCTTCCATCGTCAGTGGTCAGCTCCATGGTCAAGCAAGCCGGCCGCTCCACTCTCAAGCCCACAGTCATATTCAGTCCAAAACCCTATGATGACAGCAGCCATCTCCTTTACCTCAGCCCAAAAGAGGCGAATGAGGTGGAAAAGACTGTTGGCTCTTGTCCCTGACCAGAGTCGAAAGAGGGCTTCTGTTCCTGAATTCAGCCCAAAGAGGGCTTCTATTCCCGTGTCCAAACCAGAGAGGGCCTctgttcccacgtccagcccagagagggctatGGTTTCCGCATCTGGCCCAGGGAGGGCCTCAGATCCCGAGTCTGGActagagagggctcctgttcccacatCCGGCCCAGGGAGGGCCTCAGATCCCGAGTctggcccagagagggctcctgttccctgAGTttggcccagagagggctcctgttcttGAGTATAGCCCAGAGTGGGCTTTGGATCCCGAGTGCAGCCCAAGGACGGCTTCAGTTCCCAAATGCAGCCCAGGGAAGGCTTCTGTTCCTGAGTGCAGCCCCGAGGGACTTCTGAGTCCAGCCCAGTCCTTGTGCCAACCCAGGGGGACCCAGAGATTCCCTCCCCAAGAGAAAATTTTTTTGAGGGGTGAGGGGGGCTATACAATACGTCTTCGGCTGTAGTGGCCGGGCCATCCAgccatggccccctgaactgcccactccgccatggccccctgaactgcaaactccgccatggccccctgaactgcaaactccgccatggccccctgaactgCACGCTCTGGCATGGccccctgaactgcctgctccgccatggtgTGTTTGATGTTTTGATGTGGAGTTATCTTCGGAATGGAAATATggataatatatttgtaaacatatttttatcaattattttattacagtaaacaTACTGAGGTTGAGAAAAGTGGAGAAACAGACTCAATTGAGTCATTTAATGGCTCCAAATGATTCAAACTCAATTCACTaacaaaaaacatcagaaaagtcattcattttcaattttgaCATCACTTGCTATGATTTTAGAAAGCACATAGTTATGAGTGAAACTGAGGTTTTCGAAACTCTGAATCAATTAAACCATTGcctcgcaaaatgattcactttgaAGCTCTCCAATTGGATCATGTATCGTccttcagatcgggacttcaaactgcatattgcaaatcatttgaactacAGTAGATGAGGATTCAGCACATCTATCGctaatcatttgattcagattgggactTTGGAGCATGTATTgtaaatcatttgatttagattggAACTGTAGCGGTTTTTGGCATGGGCGAACCGGGCGGCCACCTGGGGGtggcattttttcatgatacatggTGGGCGGCAAGagcagtttaaataattttttttttttaatcctctgcACTGCCACCATGAAGTGGTTTTTCTAGTTATCTATCATTTCACTGGTGTGGGAAAGAATTGGCAAAATTGATGCTCCTGCTTGCTGAGAAGTGCCGTGAacagaagctgtgtgagaaggGGAAAGGGGTAATTATTAAGTTATCCATTTCATGAAAGaagggctaatgttaattggtggGTATAATTTTTAAGTTTGTTAGCCTTTTTGCTATGATGCTTGCTATACGTATACAACAATAATTCAGTTTTATCTCAACAAACACGAGAtctaatttcaccataatattgtgctttgcaacaaaactgttacaagttcaAGCCCTTTAATTAGCCAAcagaattttcaaatctgtgtaattataatttaaatcagactacttttcaaattgtatttcataaaccAACCTCTCAGACGTTATGTCAAAACATTATGgcgtttcaaatcaaaaaatgactttgttaCAGAACAGGGCATTGATTTCATGCATGTCTACTGTAGAGGACTTcaggacttaaatcatgtttatcaggcattttgggagacacaacaagtgaatatggaaataaattatacatcaatattcctatgaaatattagatattgttattattaaaatgttgccaattattactccaaaccaattattacacttctttttccattaaatgttgctccaagaACACATTAGTATGgaaattagatacagtgtatagatacattgcattgaatgggaatattaatttatagccATTTTACCCACATATTGCATGAAGTCAAATGGTGTATCAAttcattacattatttctttCATGCCATAGTTGAGAATCAatctttatacaaattttggttaaaaaaaaaaatgaaaacccaaaaagttattggtgattgaaaaaaaaaaacccattgttTTTGCCTAATTCTCTTAAGTGCCCTATTctcttaagtgtgtttttcaaaAGTTCTAATGAAGGAATTGTgcaatttagaaatataattttctcttcACATATGttgttataatacaatataaagaaatttgtgggtttttttttaggggggggggggggggtcgggggGTCTCTCGCCCAGGGTGTAAATTCCGTGTAGAACCACCCACTGGATTGGAACCTTGAGCGGGTTCATGAATCATTTTGCAAATTGAAAGTTTGTGATATTTGTGCTCCAGAAATCCCAACCTGAAATATGTTGGTTTGTGAAGATTGTGACTTCAGGAGCAGGTTCgcaaatcttttgattcagattggaAACTTCAGCGTACGTTTAAGTGAATCATTTGCATTAGATCAGAACTTCAGAACGAGATTTGTGAAATCattatttagatcattttgatTCAGCGGgactttgcaattttttttttttttctaatacttttctttcttttttattaaactggTGCAAATCATCAAACCaggcaattattaaaaata from Cyprinus carpio isolate SPL01 chromosome B23, ASM1834038v1, whole genome shotgun sequence includes:
- the LOC122141935 gene encoding asialoglycoprotein receptor 1-like, producing MNMQNLTQTLVSVITRTRDLEEHGHKLLLEISNLEFNQETMQSMINDMSDSAQALHDTVSGLKCQINKIRNNNTQELCCPDGWMLFSSHCYYFSDDGMPWDAARDECKKKRSELLILKSKQEKSFVVSKTRPLFYWLGLTDGHTGEWEWLDGTPYTIIRSEWMPGQPDDWTAHGLGGGEDCAHFHHDGRYNDDHCSRHYRYVCKAHASSI